A stretch of the Alnus glutinosa chromosome 6, dhAlnGlut1.1, whole genome shotgun sequence genome encodes the following:
- the LOC133871718 gene encoding putative disease resistance RPP13-like protein 3, whose amino-acid sequence MATFLLTPVEQYWVQLLDEEPRLVGGLKDQVDTLQSWLSFISEEKPEEHAISKVLIGQIREKAYEAEDVIDTFILNTSKHRRRKAGGKIIHGSDHAKTLLDVAKKIESLNKEINKIFANNTKYAGERAEASVDADQSEEALQRRRREVEEDDVVGFNNNLMALENLFIANGEELDVISIIGMGGLGKTTLASKIYNTTRFRERFPLRAWVYVSQHDKTRELLLKIFKEMPISEELGKMLEGMGEGELKKTLFNYLKRERYLVVMDDIWETDLWLEVSFVFPNNSNGSRILITSRNKAVTSVCHTPPYILPFLNKDESWKLFHKKVFRGGECRPELEPLARQLAEGCRGLPLSIVELGSLLANEKQELQTWSKFIQVNRYLTQCKNILALSYTHLPQSLKPCFLYLGVYPEDFEIPVRQLINLWIAEGFIQHTPNYIGVEMRHTLNYMFLENVAKGYLEQLIDRNLIQVASRRTDGEVKTCRIPALLRDLCISESAEVGFLEVHTEDNPLSTNKSRILSIEGRIDPYISSFHSHHCFRSLLFLGQDRYDFDPNHWKWSLEIFKLLRVLNFGRVNIYSIPTRIQNLIHLRYLRIESVALKAIPASIGNLRNLETLDMRGTCLDCLPKEIWKLDRLKNLYMSGPVSLPQNKSLDAVRNLQVLSTASLNPQTVLPNCVRKLGIWFASDVSNIEVASVFESLGHELDLRTLKIINYSERALPTSLLSTIFSTKITLRHVRLDVASGLRDLGKLPFLRILKLQSCSLSGKLYVFKYSFLELEVLQLENLRIKEWKQEEHAMPRLRHLIIKKCIELTMVPNEQLKSLRGLRDVEVLWSNPKLAEMLQELEKELEKELQKVLQKELQVQIGFKLLIDPPLDADFYKPIAA is encoded by the coding sequence ATGGCAACCTTTCTCCTTACTCCCGTCGAACAGTACTGGGTCCAACTACTCGATGAGGAACCAAGACTCGTTGGTGGATTGAAGGATCAAGTCGACACACTTCAGAGCTGGCTCAGTTTTATATCCGAGGAGAAGCCGGAGGAGCATGCCATATCGAAGGTGCTAATCGGGCAAATCAGGGAGAAGGCTTACGAGGCTGAGGATGTAATCGACACATTCATCCTCAACACCTCAAAACACAGGAGGAGGAAAGCGGGGGGAAAGATAATCCATGGGTCTGACCACGCAAAAACGCTTCTCGATGTAGCAAAGAAGATAGAAAGTCTCAACAAAGAAATCAATAAAATCTTCGCCAATAACACAAAGTACGCCGGTGAAAGAGCTGAAGCTAGTGTAGATGCAGATCAGTCCGAGGAGGCACTGCAGAGACGTAGGAGAGAAGTCGAAGAAGATGACGTGGTGGGCTTCAATAATAACTTAATGGCATTGGAGAATCTTTTTATTGCAAACGGTGAAGAGCTTGATGTCATTTCAATCATCGGCATGGGTGGGTTGGGGAAGACAACTCTTGCAAGTAAAATCTACAACACTACTCGCTTCAGGGAGCGCTTCCCCCTCCGTGCTTGGGTGTATGTATCTCAACATGACAAAACTAGAGAGCTGTTGCTTAAAATTTTCAAGGAGATGCCAATATCAGAGGAGTTGGGAAAGATGCTCGAAGGCATGGGGGAGGGCGAGTTGAAAAAGACGCTGTTCAATTACTTGAAAAGGGAGAGGTACCTGGTAGTCATGGACGACATCTGGGAAACTGATTTATGGCTTGAGGTAAGCTTTGTATTTCCTAATAACTCTAATGGAAGTAGAATATTGATTACCAGTCGTAATAAAGCTGTGACTTCAGTATGCCATACTCCTCCCTACATTCTCCCATTTCTCAATAAAGACGAAAGCTGGAAACTCTTTCATAAGAAGGTGTTTCGAGGAGGAGAATGTCGTCCCGAGTTAGAGCCTCTGGCGAGACAACTGGCAGAAGGCTGTCGTGGCTTACCACTTTCAATTGTGGAATTAGGGAGCCTTTTAGCAAACGAAAAGCAAGAATTGCAAACATGGTCGAAATTTATTCAAGTAAATCGCTACCTTACACAATGCAAAAATATATTGGCCTTGAGCTACACCCACCTGCCCCAAAGCTTGAAACCATGCTTTTTGTATCTTGGTGTATACCCAGAAGACTTTGAGATTCCTGTAAGGCAATTGATCAACCTATGGATAGCCGAGGGTTTCATACAGCACACTCCCAATTACATAGGCGTAGAGATGAGGCacactctcaattatatgttcCTAGAGAATGTTGCTAAAGGTTACTTGGAGCAGCTCATTGATCGAAACTTGATCCAAGTGGCTAGCAGGAGGACAGATGGAGAAGTAAAGACATGCCGTATCCCTGCTCTTCTGCGAGATCTCTGCATATCAGAGAGTGCAGAAGTTGGGTTTCTGGAAGTCCATACGGAAGATAATCCTTTATCCACGAACAAATCCCGCATACTTTCCATCGAGGGTAGAATTGATCCATATATTTCTTCATTCCACTCTCATCACTGTTTCCGTTCTCTGTTGTTTCTTGGTCAAGATAGATATGACTTTGATCCAAACCACTGGAAATGGTCCCTCGAAATCTTCAAGTTACTTCGGGTGCTTAATTTTGGGCGTGTAAATATCTACTCCATTCCCACAAGGATACAAAATTTGATCCATTTGAGGTACTTGCGTATAGAATCCGTTGCACTAAAAGCTATTCCAGCTTCCATTGGCAACCTCAGGAATCTAGAAACACTTGATATGAGGGGTACTTGTCTGGATTGTTTGCCAAAGGAGATATGGAAGTTGGATCGTTTAAAGAATCTGTACATGTCTGGGCCAGTGAGTTTACCTCAGAATAAGTCCTTGGATGCTGTGAGGAACCTCCAAGTCCTTTCCACTGCATCTCTAAACCCACAAACTGTTCTTCCTAATTGTGTAAGGAAATTAGGAATATGGTTTGCGAGCGACGTGAGCAACATCGAAGTAGCAAGTGTTTTTGAAAGCCTCGGCCATGAACTTGATCTTCGAACattgaaaattataaattattctGAGCGTGCTCTTCCGACCTCACTTTTGTCGACAATCTTCTCCACCAAGATAACCTTACGACATGTGCGCTTAGATGTCGCTAGCGGCTTGAGAGATCTAGGGAAACTTCCCTTTCTTAGGATACTGAAACTACAAAGTTGTTCGCTTTCTGGTAAGCTATACGTGTTTAAATATTCATTTCTTGAACTCGAAGTCCTTCAATTGGAAAATTTGAGAATTAAAGAATGGAAACAAGAGGAACATGCAATGCCACGGCTCCGGCATTTGATTATCAAAAAATGCATTGAGTTGACTATGGTCCCTAACGAGCAGTTAAAGAGTTTGAGGGGCTTGCGAGATGTGGAGGTATTATGGAGCAATCCAAAATTGGCAGAGATGCTTCAGGAATTGGAGAAGGAATTGGAAAAGGAATTGCAGAAGGTATTGCAGAAGGAATTGCAGGTGCAGATTGGATTCAAGCTATTGATCGATCCTCCTCTGGATGCCGACTTTTATAAACCAATTGCGGCATGA
- the LOC133870653 gene encoding uncharacterized protein LOC133870653 translates to MGEISETTMTMHQEQKKKKKGRPSLLDLQKRSLKEQQQQNSNSFNLSANPSRRATRRNSDPDRPECISGVEDDDERKEKKHKLLLGLNPHPHYTTVSPNSLSIGSSPSGSDSNADVEDPEAAIKRRKISAVHLGTDAITGERVWKATDTIHGSQVESGPTTPLPDKKLLVFILDRLQKKDTRGVFSEPVDPEELPDYHDIIENPMDFGTVRKKLDGGAYANLEQFEKDVFLICTNGMQYNAPDTIYFRQARSMLELAKKDFKNVRQDSDDNEPQPKVVRRGRPPGKNLKKSLGRSPFEHVSPEPSSDPALASVGGNAGQSYAYNLRKAPTSDKLPLADALVKVSHGSQNNETCTSRRSEWENEFPASVLKSVLKNGKNQFAIDENRRDTYKHSLDTGHGLSILANLEGELKQLMAVGIHLEHGYARSITQFAADLGPVVWKIASKKIERVLPVGLKFGPGWIGENEALKHLQSLFTEEKSSESSIPYDNTSKLLHQSTSDSNTVFANGFLWQGREDFESTDLDSKSELISLKSSIGGREPVPRFGIQQKHSICSDINGLNGGFGSDTSVPSQMLGIDSSGNTTICPMSRKNHESNEAGFPETARTHSGNLLALGSGTTSEVVLGGKASWQRSAMHHKNGSFSFPPDLNVSFRQTGSHSSNVQIEAAQQPDLALQL, encoded by the exons ATGGGCGAGATATCAGAGACGACGATGACGATGCATCAggagcagaagaagaagaagaagggtcgCCCCTCTCTCTTAGATCTCCAAAAACGCTCTCTaaaagaacaacaacaacaaaactctAATTCTTTCAATTTGAGCGCTAACCCTAGCCGTCGCGCCACTCGCCGGAACTCTGACCCGGACCGGCCGGAGTGTATTTCCGGCGTAGAAGACGACGACGAACGGAAAGAAAAGAAGCACAAGCTCCTACTCGGTCTGAACCCCCATCCACATTACACAACAGTGTCGCCGAATTCCTTGTCGATTGGCTCGAGTCCGTCCGGCTCTGATTCGAATGCGGATGTCGAGGATCCCGAGGCGGCGATCAAGAGGCGCAAGATCAGCGCCGTCCATCTCGGAACTGACGCAATAACG GGCGAAAGGGTTTGGAAAGCGACAGACACCATACATG GGTCGCAGGTGGAGTCCGGTCCCACGACACCTTTGCCAGACAAAAAGTTGCTGGTGTTCATCCTTGACAGGCTTCAAaa AAAGGACACTCGTGGGGTATTCTCGGAGCCTGTAGATCCGGAAGAG CTTCCTGATTACCATGACATCATTGAGAACCCAATGGATTTTGGAACCGTGAGGAAGAAACTAGACGGGGGAGCTTATGCCAACTTGGAACAGTTTGAG AAAGACGTGTTTCTAATATGTACAAATGGGATGCAGTATAATGCTCCGgatactatttattttagacAG GCAAGGTCTATGTTAGAGTTGGCAAAAAAGGACTTCAAAAATGTGAGGCAAGATAGTGATGATAATGAGCCACAACCCAAAGTTGTGCGGAGAGGTAGACCTCCAGGAAAAAACCTGAAGAAGTCCCTTGGTAGATCTCCTTTTGAGCATGTTAGTCCTGAGCCTTCCTCAGATCCAGCTCTTGCCTCTGTAGGAGGTAATGCAGGGCAGTCCTATGCTTACAATCTAAGAAAAGCACCTACTTCAGACAAGTTGCCCCTTGCTGATGCATTGGTCAAGGTCTCCCATGGGTCTCAGAACAATGAAACTTGTACGAGTCGGCGGTCTGAATGGGAGAATGAATTTCCAG CTTCTGTTTTGAAGAGTGTTTTGAAGAATGGGAAGAACCAATTTGCTATAGATGAGAATAGGCGTGACACCTATAAGCACTCGTTGGATACTGGTCATGGGCTATCCATCTTGGCCAACCTTGAAGGAGAATTGAAGCAACTAATGGCG GTAGGTATACACTTGGAGCATGGTTATGCAAGAAGCATCACTCAATTTGCAGCAGATCTTGGGCCTGTAGTTTGGAAGATTGCTtcaaagaaaattgaaagagTTTTACCCGTCGGACTCAAGTTTGGTCCTGGATGGATAGGAGAAAACGAGGCATTAAAGCACCTGCAGTCTTTATTTACTGAGGAGAAATCTTCAGAGAGCTCAATACCATATGACAATACAAGCAAGCTTCTCCATCAGAGCACATCTGACTCAAACACTGTTTTTGCAAATGGATTTTTGTGGCAAGGTCGAGAAGACTTTGAAAGTACAGATTTAGATTCTAAAAGTGAGTTGATTTCACTGAAGAGTAGTATTGGTGGAAGAGAACCTGTGCCTCGTTTTGGGATTCAGCAGAAACACTCAATTTGCTCTGATATCAATGGTTTAAATGGTGGGTTTGGGTCAGATACTTCAGTGCCATCGCAAATGCTTGGTATAGATTCAAGTGGCAACACTACCATCTGCCCAATGTCTAGAAAGAATCATGAATCAAATGAAGCCGGGTTCCCTGAAACTGCAAGAACACATTCTGGAAATTTACTGGCCCTAGGCTCTGGTACGACATCAGAAGTGGTGCTTGGTGGGAAAGCATCTTGGCAGAGATCGGCAATGCACCATAAGAATGGTTCGTTTTCTTTTCCTCCCGACCTAAATGTGAGCTTTCGGCAAACAGGTTCACATAGTTCTAATGTCCAGATTGAAGCAGCTCAGCAGCCGGATTTGGCATTGCAGCTCTGA
- the LOC133870657 gene encoding uncharacterized protein LOC133870657, with product MCIAVFAWQAHPLFPFILLQNRDEYHNRPTKPVAWWEGREILGGRDEVAGGTWLACSRGGRVAFLTNVLELDSFPDAKSRGDLAVLFLESEKTPKEFAEELIKDAHLYNGFNLIVADVPSKSMVYVSNRPEGEPAIIHEVSPGIHVLSNAKLDSPWHKAQRLGLSFKEQLGKYGKGEIPVKEMVGRLMKDTVKAEESKLPRICSLDWEFNLSSIFVEVDTPLGPYGTRSTAALAIKASGEVSFYEIYLDKETWKEKTVNYRIQRLKS from the exons ATGTGTATAGCCGTGTTTGCTTGGCAAGCCCACCCGCTCTTCCCTTTCATTCTTTTGCAGAACAGAGATGAATATCACAACAG GCCTACAAAGCCAGTGGCATGGTGGGAAGGTCGTGAGATCCTGGGAGGGAGAGATGAGGTTGCAGGAGGCACGTGGTTGGCTTGTTCAAGAGGAGGGAGGGTGGCTTTTCTAACCAACGTGTTGGAACTTGATTCTTTCCCGGACGCAAAGAGCCGCGGAGACCTTGCTGTGCTTTTCTtagag AGCGAAAAGACTCCCAAAGAGTTCGCAGAGGAATTGATTAAAGACGCTCATCTATATAATGGTTTTAACCTCATTGTGGCTGATGTGCCTTCCAAATCCATGGTTTATGTCTCCAACAGGCCGGAAGGAGAACCCGCTATCATTCACGAGGTTTCTCCAGGCATTCATGTGCTTTCGAACGCAAAGCTCGACTCCCCATGGCACAAG GCCCAGCGCTTAGGACTGAGTTTTAAGGAACAGCTTGGTAAATATGGTAAGGGTGAAATACCTGTGAAAGAGATGGTTGGGAGGCTGATGAAGGACACAGTTAAGGCAGAGGAAAGCAAATTACCTCGTATTTGTTCCCTCGACTGGGAGTTCAATTTAAGCTCCATATTCGTTGAAGTTGATACCCCACTG GGACCTTATGGCACTAGGAGCACTGCTGCATTAGCCATAAAAGCAAGTGGGGAAGTAAGCTTTTATGAGATATATCTTGACAAGGAGACGTGGAAGGAAAAAACTGTGAATTACCGTATTCAGAGGCTGAAGTCATAG